A genomic stretch from Bordetella sp. N includes:
- a CDS encoding TRAP transporter substrate-binding protein — MRLTPPPARPSRRAFLQTAAAGAAALAAPNIMAAPATVALRCSSSQPADQSAAQFIWYDRFAANLKQAVGDRIRVDFFPNGQLGKEADVVQQVRLGSIDMMITGSSIWATALPELALLDMGFLFDSWDHVNKSVDAGVGAQFDKLLQERTGCTFLGWGNHFNARSVYTKKPVLREADLKNVKLRVLPTPIFVETFKLMGAIPTPIPVNELYTAVQTGVVDGFEHDAATVLSSKFNEVVSNCWLTNHLFSPSITAIGKRGLAKVPKDLLPAFQQAAKDADNFQRQASGTKGKDALAALEKAGIAFHPMDPAERQRIRQTMETKLWPTVTAQYPVTKPMLDIINAQRA, encoded by the coding sequence ATGAGGCTGACCCCGCCCCCGGCGCGCCCATCGCGTCGCGCTTTCTTGCAGACCGCCGCCGCCGGTGCGGCCGCCCTGGCAGCACCCAACATCATGGCGGCGCCTGCCACCGTGGCGCTGCGCTGCTCTTCCTCGCAACCCGCCGACCAAAGCGCCGCCCAATTCATCTGGTACGACCGCTTCGCCGCCAACCTGAAGCAGGCGGTCGGCGATCGCATACGTGTCGACTTCTTCCCCAATGGCCAATTGGGCAAGGAAGCCGACGTGGTGCAGCAGGTGCGCCTGGGCTCCATCGACATGATGATCACCGGCAGTTCGATCTGGGCTACCGCCCTGCCCGAGTTGGCCCTGCTGGACATGGGCTTCCTGTTCGACAGCTGGGATCACGTCAACAAGTCCGTCGATGCCGGCGTCGGCGCGCAGTTCGACAAGCTGCTGCAGGAACGCACGGGCTGCACGTTCCTGGGCTGGGGCAATCACTTCAACGCGCGCAGCGTCTATACCAAGAAGCCGGTACTGCGCGAGGCCGATCTGAAGAACGTCAAGCTGCGCGTGCTGCCGACGCCGATCTTCGTCGAAACCTTCAAGCTGATGGGGGCCATCCCCACGCCGATTCCGGTCAACGAGCTGTACACCGCCGTGCAGACGGGTGTGGTCGATGGTTTCGAGCACGACGCCGCGACGGTGCTGTCCAGCAAGTTCAACGAAGTGGTCAGCAATTGCTGGTTGACCAATCACTTGTTCAGCCCGTCCATCACGGCCATCGGCAAGCGCGGGCTGGCCAAGGTGCCCAAGGACCTGCTGCCGGCTTTCCAGCAGGCCGCCAAGGACGCAGACAACTTCCAGCGCCAGGCATCCGGCACCAAGGGCAAGGACGCGCTGGCCGCGCTGGAGAAGGCCGGCATCGCCTTTCATCCCATGGATCCCGCCGAGCGCCAACGCATCCGCCAGACCATGGAAACCAAGCTGTGGCCCACGGTGACGGCGCAGTATCCGGTGACCAAGCCGATGCTGGACATCATCAACGCCCAGCGGGCATAA
- a CDS encoding LacI family DNA-binding transcriptional regulator has protein sequence MTTIQDVAALAGVSVSSVSNVLNGRTERLGRETYRRVEEAIRQLNYRPNLVARQLKTGNAPLLGLLVPSTANPMFGELAVHVEKAASDQHGYRVLLGNTHRDQEQESRMFEDLLSQGVRGVILASSRTDEGHLNSAIERGLAVVSYDRGGSGEPDSRIDHVSPDNMKAARLAVEHLLEHGHQRLALVTPDVKTISRTLKRAGFLAAVEAAGLTDQAQVIEGATSPDFGDSHLADVGYHLAERIAAMTPRPTGLITINDMMALGLMAGLQAAGLSVPRDISVIGMDNLVMCAYVNPPLTSVDMPSANMARCMVDMLMQRLAQPDAPAREVLFQPTLVKRASVAPPPAGAQGVAPRITRKKKA, from the coding sequence ATGACGACTATCCAGGATGTAGCAGCGCTGGCCGGCGTTTCGGTGAGTTCGGTGTCCAACGTCCTCAACGGCCGCACCGAGCGGCTCGGGCGGGAAACCTACCGGCGTGTCGAGGAAGCCATACGCCAGCTCAACTACCGGCCCAATCTGGTGGCGCGCCAGCTCAAGACCGGCAACGCGCCGCTGCTGGGCCTGCTGGTGCCCTCCACGGCCAACCCCATGTTTGGCGAACTGGCGGTGCATGTGGAAAAAGCCGCCAGCGACCAGCATGGCTACCGGGTGCTGCTGGGCAACACCCATCGCGACCAGGAGCAGGAATCGCGCATGTTCGAAGACCTGCTGTCGCAAGGCGTGCGCGGCGTCATCCTGGCGTCCTCGCGCACCGACGAAGGTCACTTGAACAGCGCCATCGAACGGGGCCTGGCCGTGGTCAGCTATGACCGTGGCGGCAGCGGCGAACCGGATTCGCGCATCGACCACGTGTCGCCCGACAACATGAAGGCCGCGCGCCTGGCGGTGGAGCACCTGCTCGAACACGGCCATCAACGCCTGGCGCTGGTGACCCCCGACGTCAAGACGATCAGCCGGACGCTCAAGCGCGCGGGCTTTCTCGCGGCGGTCGAGGCAGCGGGCCTGACCGACCAGGCCCAGGTCATCGAAGGCGCGACCAGCCCCGACTTCGGCGACTCGCATCTGGCCGACGTCGGTTATCACCTGGCCGAACGGATCGCCGCCATGACGCCGCGCCCCACCGGCCTCATCACCATCAACGACATGATGGCGCTGGGCCTGATGGCCGGCCTGCAGGCGGCGGGGCTGTCGGTGCCGCGGGACATTTCAGTGATCGGCATGGACAACCTGGTCATGTGCGCCTACGTCAATCCGCCGCTGACCTCGGTCGACATGCCCAGCGCCAACATGGCGCGCTGCATGGTCGACATGCTGATGCAGCGCCTGGCGCAGCCGGACGCCCCGGCGCGCGAAGTGCTGTTCCAACCCACGCTGGTGAAGCGCGCATCAGTCGCGCCGCCGCCGGCAGGCGCCCAAGGCGTCGCTCCCCGTATCACCAGGAAGAAGAAGGCATGA
- a CDS encoding O-antigen ligase, whose protein sequence is MPTQPYLLGATTLALLVCAAALVSPTAGPCLHYVIAFMALLAMTINVRTGRESFHIGAPMLVALCAPLLVLLVSCVVHVPWSASEFEKQLRFALAAPIAWLLLRADRRWLRQVQWAFLFSAYAGSLVLITVVSTNELGRMAVSDYGGRYNAVTFANLTLFFGFAATMTIPWTSSPWPRLENILKAAATPVTLYAVWLSQTRSSWVLAGLLPLVILLGNKQWSRRAKARFLAGALGILMLGSTYAWYSPASRMSAVWSDVQRYEHQDRDTSVGIRIQLWRASWLVFEKSPLLGVGPSQFRAELARLEKAGVVTPTVVEGYGEPHNDFLNALAGYGLLGFLSVCCLYFVPAALFLQRLRDTDAATRAAARIGLLFTLGYACFSMTEMMFRNMRSVPIYAVTVVVLYVLVSPRPVRRVVHKTAAVADAAPALGVAVGD, encoded by the coding sequence ATGCCAACCCAACCCTATCTGCTTGGCGCCACCACGCTGGCGCTGCTGGTATGCGCCGCTGCCCTGGTCAGCCCCACGGCGGGGCCGTGTCTGCATTACGTGATCGCCTTCATGGCCCTGCTTGCCATGACGATCAATGTACGCACCGGCCGCGAGTCCTTCCACATCGGCGCACCCATGCTGGTGGCGCTCTGCGCGCCCCTGCTCGTCTTGTTGGTCAGCTGCGTGGTCCACGTTCCATGGAGTGCTTCGGAGTTCGAAAAACAGCTGCGCTTCGCCTTGGCGGCGCCGATCGCGTGGCTATTGCTGCGGGCCGACCGGCGCTGGCTGCGCCAGGTCCAGTGGGCGTTCCTGTTCAGCGCGTATGCCGGCTCCCTCGTTCTGATTACCGTCGTCAGCACCAACGAACTGGGCCGCATGGCCGTGTCCGATTACGGCGGCCGCTATAACGCCGTGACCTTCGCCAACCTGACGCTGTTCTTCGGCTTCGCCGCCACCATGACCATACCGTGGACCAGCTCGCCCTGGCCGCGCCTTGAGAACATCTTGAAGGCGGCCGCCACCCCGGTGACGCTGTATGCGGTGTGGCTGTCGCAGACCCGCAGCAGCTGGGTGCTGGCAGGCCTGCTGCCGCTGGTCATTCTGCTCGGCAACAAGCAGTGGAGCCGGCGCGCCAAGGCACGTTTCCTGGCGGGCGCGCTGGGCATCCTGATGCTGGGGTCGACCTACGCCTGGTATTCCCCGGCCAGCCGCATGAGCGCCGTGTGGTCCGACGTGCAGCGCTATGAACACCAGGATCGCGACACCTCCGTGGGCATCCGCATCCAGCTTTGGCGGGCCTCGTGGCTGGTGTTTGAAAAGAGTCCCCTGCTGGGCGTGGGTCCCAGCCAGTTCCGCGCGGAACTGGCAAGGCTGGAGAAAGCCGGGGTCGTCACGCCGACCGTCGTCGAAGGCTATGGCGAACCGCACAACGACTTTCTGAATGCCTTGGCAGGCTACGGCCTGCTTGGCTTTCTAAGCGTTTGCTGTCTCTACTTCGTCCCGGCGGCGCTGTTCCTGCAGCGGCTGCGCGACACGGACGCCGCCACCCGCGCGGCTGCCCGCATCGGCCTGCTCTTCACGCTGGGCTATGCCTGCTTCAGCATGACGGAGATGATGTTCCGCAATATGCGCAGCGTGCCGATCTACGCCGTTACCGTGGTCGTGCTTTACGTGTTGGTCTCGCCGCGGCCGGTGCGCAGGGTCGTTCACAAGACGGCCGCGGTGGCCGACGCCGCGCCCGCGTTGGGCGTCGCGGTGGGCGACTGA
- a CDS encoding NAD(P)-dependent oxidoreductase, producing the protein MTTIFLTHSPLARENYYGPPALQALRELGEVRLNPGADPADPADLIRMAQGCQIIVSSRLAAAPAQVFDALPDLVAFCRVAVDIRNVDVAAASHHGVLVTHATPGFAASVAEWIVGVMIDASRDISRSAAAYWRGEAPAITMGRELRGATLGIIGHGHIGGYLAPLGRAFGMRVVIADPKPEQDPGDLPRLPLGQLLAESDYVVCLAPANAQTANLIDAAALRRMKRDAFFINASRGELVDEDALRVALDEGWIAGCAMDVGRAQDQMPTAALAGHPKVIATPHIGGLTPAAALHQAMDTVGQVRAIVRGEQPPHAVNFADASRLRRLSSTLI; encoded by the coding sequence ATGACCACCATTTTTCTGACGCATTCGCCGCTGGCGCGCGAGAACTACTACGGCCCGCCGGCCCTCCAGGCCTTGCGCGAATTGGGCGAGGTAAGACTGAACCCCGGCGCCGATCCGGCCGACCCCGCCGACCTCATCCGCATGGCGCAGGGCTGCCAGATCATCGTGTCGAGCCGCCTGGCGGCCGCGCCGGCGCAGGTCTTCGATGCCTTGCCCGACCTGGTGGCCTTCTGTCGCGTGGCGGTGGACATCCGCAATGTCGACGTCGCGGCCGCCAGCCACCACGGCGTGCTGGTGACGCATGCCACGCCGGGCTTCGCCGCGTCGGTGGCGGAATGGATCGTCGGCGTGATGATCGATGCCTCGCGCGACATCAGCCGTTCCGCCGCGGCCTACTGGCGCGGCGAGGCACCCGCCATCACGATGGGACGTGAACTGCGCGGCGCGACCTTGGGGATCATCGGCCACGGCCATATCGGCGGGTATCTGGCGCCGCTGGGACGGGCCTTCGGCATGCGCGTGGTGATCGCCGATCCCAAGCCGGAGCAGGATCCCGGCGACCTGCCGCGCCTGCCGCTGGGTCAGTTGCTGGCCGAGTCCGACTACGTGGTGTGTCTGGCGCCGGCCAATGCCCAGACCGCCAACCTGATCGACGCGGCCGCGCTGCGCCGCATGAAACGCGACGCCTTCTTCATCAATGCCTCGCGCGGCGAGCTGGTAGACGAGGATGCCCTGCGCGTGGCGCTGGATGAGGGCTGGATCGCCGGCTGCGCCATGGACGTGGGCCGCGCGCAGGACCAGATGCCGACCGCGGCGCTGGCCGGCCACCCCAAGGTCATCGCCACCCCGCACATCGGCGGACTGACGCCGGCGGCAGCCTTGCACCAGGCCATGGATACGGTGGGCCAGGTACGCGCGATCGTACGCGGTGAACAACCGCCCCACGCCGTGAATTTCGCCGACGCGAGCCGCTTGCGGCGTCTGTCGTCCACGCTCATCTAG
- a CDS encoding amidohydrolase family protein, whose amino-acid sequence MKKPELKAPAGACDCHIHIYELQRYPLASTATFGPPQASWDDYLQVRQALGLERAIIVQATGYGFDNRCALEALQLSQGTARMIATLRADTPLAELRALHDAGVRGVRFMMIPNSGGVMQWEDLEPMAERIAELGWVINLQLDGRELPAYEARLAALPCQVSIDHNGKYLTPVATSDASFRSLLNLLDRGHVWVKLSAPYETSRSGPPHYDDVSALASALAVANPDRCLWASNYPHPGRTDRPDNADMLDLLAHWVPGEADRRKILSDNPARLYGF is encoded by the coding sequence ATGAAGAAGCCAGAACTGAAGGCGCCCGCCGGCGCCTGCGATTGCCACATCCATATCTACGAGTTGCAGCGCTATCCGCTGGCGTCGACCGCCACGTTCGGACCGCCGCAGGCGTCGTGGGACGACTATCTGCAGGTGCGCCAGGCGCTGGGCCTGGAACGCGCGATCATCGTGCAGGCCACGGGCTACGGATTCGACAACCGCTGCGCGCTCGAAGCCTTGCAGCTGTCGCAGGGCACGGCGCGCATGATCGCCACCCTGCGTGCCGATACGCCGCTGGCCGAACTGCGCGCGCTGCATGACGCCGGCGTGCGCGGGGTCCGTTTCATGATGATCCCGAATAGCGGAGGCGTGATGCAGTGGGAGGATCTCGAGCCCATGGCGGAACGGATCGCCGAGCTGGGGTGGGTGATCAATCTGCAACTGGATGGGCGTGAGCTGCCTGCGTATGAAGCGCGCCTGGCCGCGCTGCCCTGCCAGGTCAGCATCGATCACAACGGCAAATACCTGACGCCGGTGGCGACTTCGGATGCCAGCTTCCGTTCCTTGTTGAATCTGCTGGACCGCGGCCATGTGTGGGTGAAGCTGTCCGCGCCTTACGAGACCTCACGGTCGGGGCCGCCCCACTACGACGATGTCAGCGCGCTGGCCAGCGCGTTGGCGGTCGCCAATCCGGATCGCTGCCTGTGGGCCAGCAACTACCCGCATCCGGGGCGCACGGATCGTCCGGACAACGCGGACATGCTGGACCTGCTGGCGCACTGGGTGCCGGGGGAGGCGGACCGCAGGAAGATCCTCAGCGACAACCCGGCGCGCTTATACGGGTTTTGA
- a CDS encoding TRAP transporter large permease subunit has product MPAAYPLLGRLCTVIEYFCAAVLAADVAVVFTSVILRYFLHSPVDWAEEIARSLMATLVFLGGATVLTRRQHVGIEVFRGLLPRSWREPAIQLGGWTVAGVSVALLYSSALLLEDSVNVTTPIGTPQWLNVLPVCVGALFMTVAGIANAVSGATRTTWATLAGAIALCLAVWGWNTFGPEAWAIQPWLLLTVAFVASLVMGIPIAFVLALSSLVYFLAEPSLPMIIYSQQVMAGMDHFVLLAIPFFVLAGLIMEANGMSSRLIELLVRMFGRVRGSMNLISILATAFFSGVSGSKLADIAAVGGIVVPAVRRTKQDPNETAAVLAASAVMAETIPPCVNLIIMGFVANISIGGLFLAGLVPAAVLAAGLCALAIIFGRKIDPHQAFPKRMALPKLLGGALIALIMVGMIGKGVTSGIATSTEVSAFAVVYALLAGGIAFRELTPRAIVRLFVKSASMAGGILFIIAAASSVAFALTVQQLPVFLSETMTTLAHEHGSVAFVLVSAALMVVFGAILEGAPALIIFGPLLTPIAVQVGVNPLHFGTVVVIAMGLGLFAPPFGLGLFATCAMTGTRVEQVARPMIKYLVLLAIMLVVLIFVPSISLWLPRMFNMA; this is encoded by the coding sequence ATGCCCGCGGCGTACCCCCTGCTGGGGCGCCTGTGCACCGTCATCGAATACTTCTGCGCCGCGGTGCTCGCAGCCGACGTCGCGGTGGTGTTCACGTCCGTCATCCTGCGCTACTTCCTGCACAGCCCGGTGGACTGGGCCGAGGAAATTGCCCGCAGCCTGATGGCCACGCTGGTATTCCTCGGCGGCGCCACGGTGCTCACGCGCCGCCAGCACGTCGGCATCGAAGTGTTCCGCGGCCTGTTGCCGCGTTCCTGGCGCGAGCCGGCGATCCAGCTGGGCGGCTGGACCGTGGCCGGCGTCTCAGTCGCCCTGCTGTATTCGTCCGCGCTGCTGCTGGAAGACTCGGTCAACGTGACCACGCCCATCGGCACGCCGCAATGGCTCAACGTTCTGCCGGTCTGCGTCGGCGCGCTGTTCATGACCGTGGCCGGTATCGCCAACGCCGTCAGCGGCGCCACGCGCACCACCTGGGCCACCCTGGCCGGCGCCATCGCCCTGTGCCTGGCCGTCTGGGGCTGGAACACCTTCGGGCCGGAAGCCTGGGCCATCCAGCCGTGGCTGCTGCTGACCGTGGCCTTCGTGGCCAGCCTGGTCATGGGCATTCCCATCGCTTTCGTGCTGGCGCTGTCTTCACTCGTCTACTTCCTGGCCGAACCCAGCCTGCCCATGATCATCTATTCGCAGCAGGTGATGGCGGGCATGGATCACTTCGTGCTGCTGGCCATACCCTTCTTCGTGCTGGCCGGCCTGATCATGGAAGCCAACGGCATGTCGTCGCGCCTGATCGAATTGCTGGTGCGCATGTTCGGCCGCGTGCGCGGCTCGATGAACCTGATCTCCATTCTCGCCACCGCGTTCTTTTCCGGTGTGTCCGGCTCCAAGCTGGCCGACATCGCCGCGGTGGGCGGCATCGTGGTGCCGGCCGTGCGCCGCACGAAGCAGGACCCCAACGAGACCGCCGCGGTGTTAGCGGCGTCCGCGGTGATGGCGGAAACCATTCCGCCCTGCGTCAACCTCATCATCATGGGCTTCGTCGCCAACATTTCCATCGGCGGCCTGTTCCTGGCGGGCCTGGTGCCCGCGGCCGTGCTGGCCGCCGGGCTGTGCGCGCTGGCCATCATCTTCGGCCGCAAGATCGATCCGCACCAGGCCTTTCCGAAACGCATGGCCTTGCCCAAGCTGCTGGGCGGCGCGCTGATCGCGCTGATCATGGTGGGCATGATAGGCAAGGGCGTGACGTCGGGCATCGCCACGTCCACGGAAGTGTCCGCCTTCGCCGTGGTCTATGCGCTGCTGGCCGGCGGCATCGCCTTCCGCGAACTGACGCCGCGCGCGATCGTCCGGCTGTTCGTGAAATCGGCGTCCATGGCCGGCGGCATCCTTTTCATCATCGCCGCGGCGTCGAGCGTGGCTTTCGCCTTGACGGTGCAACAGCTGCCGGTCTTCCTTTCCGAAACCATGACCACCCTGGCCCATGAACACGGCAGCGTGGCGTTCGTGCTGGTGTCCGCCGCCTTGATGGTGGTTTTCGGCGCCATCCTGGAAGGCGCGCCGGCCTTGATCATCTTCGGACCGCTGTTGACGCCCATCGCCGTGCAGGTCGGCGTCAATCCCCTGCACTTCGGCACCGTGGTGGTGATCGCCATGGGCCTGGGCCTGTTCGCGCCGCCCTTCGGCCTGGGGCTGTTCGCCACGTGCGCCATGACCGGCACGCGCGTCGAACAGGTCGCCCGGCCCATGATCAAATACCTGGTGCTGCTGGCGATCATGCTGGTGGTGCTGATCTTCGTTCCGTCCATTTCGCTGTGGCTGCCGCGCATGTTCAACATGGCTTGA